The region tgtcctAGGCCTTGGGTGGGCGGCAGGGCCCCTCCTGctggcctctgcccaccccccccccctctGGCCCTCCTCAGCCCCTCTCAATCTCTGAACCTCCCCGGAGCCTCGGCCTCCCCGAGTCCCCTGGGAGGCCCCGGGCCAGGCTGAGAGTCCAGGGCCCTGGAAGGAGCAGCCAGCGGTGAGGAATCCTAGAAGGCCCTCCAGAGGAGGCCCTTCCACCCCCGCCATGGAGCCCCCAGGCAAGCAGCCCCGGCGGGAGCTTCCCCCAGAAGAGCCCCCGCCTGAGGACTCGGGTGCCGAGGCAGCTCCCAGCAGGCATGTCCTCTACGTGGGCCACCTGAACCCCCAGTTCTCCGTGCCGGTCCTCACCTGCCTGCTGAGAGACGCCCTGGAGCGGCTCGAGCTGCCGGTGGCGCGAGAGCACATCGAGGTCGTGCGGCGGCCACGCCAGGCCTACGCGCTGGTGCAGGTGGCCACCCCCAAGGACACCCTGGCCTCCCTGACCCAGCGCCTGCACACGGCCTGGGGGCAGCACCAGATCATCAAGGAACTGGTGGCCCACGGGAAGGAGCCGGTGCTGGGTGACGGCCGGGAGCCTTCAAACCGCCGAGAGGTAAGCCAGGCTGCCCCCAGCAGGCGGCCCGCCAGCCCCAGAGCCTCCCTCGGGAGAGGCCTGGATGTGAATGGCCTTGCCCGGTGGGCATGAGGGGTGTCTTCAAGGAACTGGGGACAAATTGGCAATCTTGGGGCGGCTACTCCAATAACCATGGTCCCACTTGGAGCTTGCCTCCAGCCTGGAAGCAGACCCTCCCTGCACCATCTACAGCCAGCATGTGGGTTCGGCCAGGCCAGGCCCAAGCATATGTAGGGGTCCTGACCTTCTTGGCTGAGCCTTCTTGGCTGACCTTCTTGTCATACATTCAGTTGACAGACACCTGCTCCAGCAGGCAGCGCAGCGGAGAGCAGGGCTTgaccctgccctcagggagccctgCTTCTATGAGCAGAGTCAGACCCTCCCGGGGCGGTAGATGGGGAGGCAGCCTCGAGCAGGAGGAGGACCCAGGAAGGTCCTCACTGATCGCTGAGGACAGATTCCCCAGGGAGTAAAACCCAGGCTGGGGCTTAGGCAATGGGACCGACTCCGTGGAAGGACATCCCTAGCAGAGGGTTGGGGCACATACCAGGGGCCGGGTGAGGGTGGCGGCATTGGCAGGATGGCCGGTGGCTGCCTGGGGGGACTGACAAAGAAAATCAAGCCGGAGGGGAGGGCTGTGAGACTACACCAGTGCCAGCAAAAGGAGGTTTTTGTGGGGGAGGAAGGAACAGTCAACTCACTTTTGAGGTGGTGGTAGGCTGGTGATCTTGAATTGTTCTCCTTCTTGAATTGAATTTTGAATTCTTGAACTGAATTTCCTTCTGGATGAAGGCTCCATGACATTGAAACTGTTGCAGAGCTCAATGGGCTTACATTTCAAGACCTGTGGCCTGATGGCACGTTTATATGACAGTTGAGGCTTCTCTCAAGTCTCTGCTAAGCTTGTCTTCTCTGGGAGCTGCTGGAAGGGCTGGGACTGGCTCTCATCACCACATCCCAGCCTGCACTGAGCTCCCAGCCCTGGAAGCCgcttttggaggctggaaggcagcAGGAAACCAGGGAAAGGTTTTCAGGACAGAGTGACTGTGGGACTTATATCTGGGGTCAGCGATAGAATGGATAGGAGGAGGAGAACCTGGAGGCAGGGAGTCTGACAGTGAGACCCAGACCAGGGCAGCGGCCCTGAGCAGGCTGCTCCCAGACCCCTCACACAGAGCAGAAACCATGGAAGGGACTCGGGAAGGCTCAGGGATGGGAGAGATTCAGGAGGACTGGATCAGCCAGGCTTTCAGGGAGATTAGGAAGGGGGGTGGGATCTTTGGGAGGCCCTCTCAATTCAGAGACCTGCAGCTGTGTCACAGAGGACCTCAGGGCGCTGAGGCATCTTCCAGAATGGTCCAACCCTGTGTCTCCGAGGCTAACGCAAAACCTAAGTGGGCAGAGAGTGGCTGCAGGTGTCCCAGCTCCCTGGAAAGGAGAGCTCCTCCCCACAAGCCTCCCATAGTTCACCTGGGAAGAGGGCGGAGCACTGGTTGCTTCAGACCCTTGATGCACAGGGTTTCCCACATGGGCCCCAGCATGGTGGGCAGAATTAGATCCCTCCGCGCGGGAGGGGCATCAGGATGCCCtgtgtgggctgggctgggctgggctgggctgggctggggtggcgggggtgggtacggggagggtggaggtgggggttctGGCCGCCTGTCCCTCCGGGTTGGCTCCTAACTCTTGCCAGGAGCATACACCCTGCTCTTGCCCGCCCCCACTCCAGCAGGAGGAGGACTGTGGCCCCAGCCCCGGCCTGGTCCTGGGCTCCAGCCCTCCGCGAGCCAGGCCAGCCCAACCTCTTCCTACCCGGGCACTGGGCCCGCAACGAGTCTCCCCCAGCTGGCCCAGCGGCACGCGCTCAGACAGCGCCATCACGCACCAGGGCATCCTGGGCCAGGAGCGCCTGTTCCAGGGCGCCTTCCTGGGCAACGAGACACGCAACCTGGAGTTCAAGCGCGGCGGCGGCGAGTACCTGAGCCAGGCCTTCAAGCACCATCTGCGGCGCTACGTGTGCGCCTTCCTCAACAGCGAGGGCGGCAGCCTGCTGGTGGGCGTGGAGGACAGCGGCCTGGTGCAGGGCATCCGCTGCAGCCACCGCGACGAGGACCGCGTGCGCCTGCTGGTGGACTCCGTCCTGCAGGGCTTCAAGCCCCAGGTCTTCCCCGACGCCTACAAGCTCACCTTCATCCCGGTGGTCAGCACCTCCACCACGGGCACCCCCCTCAAGGTGAGCCCTGCCCCCAAGCTGCCCGGGAGCCAGCGAGGCAGGACCGACGACGGGGCTGCCGCACGCTGTCCGGTGCGGCGCGCGCAGAGCTGCCGTTGCCCTTCCCAAGGTGATCCGCCTGAGCGTGCAGACCCCCAAGGCCCAGGCCGAGCCGCAGCTCTACGAGACCGACCAGGGGGAGGTGTTCCTGCGGCGGGACGGGAGCATCCAGGGCCCACTGTCCGTCCGCGCCATCCAGGAGTGGTGCAGGCAGGTGGGTGGCCCAGGCCGGCCAGGCGGGGTGGGGGCTCCTCAGCCATTCACCAGGCAGGCCTGGGGCCGTCAGGTTCCCCACCGGTGCCCCCACGGGGAGCGACAAACCCATTGCATCCCAGATTCCTCTGCAGTGTAACTGGAGGAGCAGGGAGCACAGTGTCAACGCTGTACGACAAACCGGAGAACTGTGTACTGTGTACCGCACTGAGGGGAGGTCCTTAAGCTGGGAGTGAGTGCTTAAGTGAGTGCTGGACGCAGCCCCAGAGAAAAGCTTTCTCAAGAGGGGAACATCAGGCGACACAAAAACAAAAGAGGACCAGGGCTGACAGAAGGACCGGGCGAGAGGCTGTGGAGGACAAGTCACCCCAGGGTCTAGGAGGCTGGCAGGACTTTGCCCAAGACCCCAGGGCTGCCTTGGTCAGGGGACCTGGTTTCTCCATCGACCAGGCCCAGGGTGGTGCCAAGTGGCTTGGAGCAGGCACCCCCCCACTCCCTGGCTCTCTAGGCCTTGCCACCCTCCCATCAGTTGAGCCCCGGTTCTCAGCCATCGTCAGCTCAGACCTGGTTTCTCCTGTGTCCCCTCAGAAGTGGATGGCCGAGCTGAGCAAGCTGGAGGACAGGCTGCAGGTGCTGACGGCCGAGAAGGAACAGCTCCAGCAGcaactgcagcagcagcagcaccggCCCATCTCCTGCACCTGCTGCGTCTTGTGAGGGCCCAGCACCCCACCTGGAACATGCAGGGCTTTCCTGCTTGACACCAGGTCCCCCAATAAAACCAGTCTGGGCTGCTCAGAGGTGGACGGGAACACTGCACTTCCTGGCTCCCAGGACACGGTGCACACAGGCTGGTCCCCACGTAGTGTCAGTTCTGAGCAGACCCTGGGCTGTGTAGCCAAGAAACTGCTCTTAGAATGAGCCCTCCCCCCAAATACCACCCCAAGGGGCCTTACTTTCAGAAAGAACTGGGCCAGTGCActccctgggctgggctggcagGGACTGTCCTTCTCCCTGAAAGGCTCAGGTAGCCCTGGCTGGGGTCTCTGAACTCCCAACGGCTAGGCAGTGCCAGAAAAGGATTTGTCTTGGGAAAGCCCCTCTGCAGATGGCGGCACATGGCTAACTGCAGTTACAGAGCCGACAGACCACCCTGCAGCCCTCCCCTGGCTTGCTGGAATTTGGGACTAAAAGCTCTTTAATTACATGCACTCAGGCCAGAATGATTCTTTCTAGAACATTTGGCTGGTTGGATGCAACTTGGTCATGAGTCCCATGCCCAGTCCACCTCTGTCCAAGAGACTGAGTCAGCCCTGGGCTCCTCCCCACACAGAGCTGTGAGGAAAGGAGCCTGGATGGTTGGGGTCCAGTCCATCTCAGCTTGAAGACCAGGTGCTgtgcttaagtcatgtccgactctgcggccccatggactgtagcgctcctgccaggctcctctgtccgtggggattctccaggcaatactagagtgggttttcatgccctcctccaggggatcttcccaacccagggattgaacccaggtctcctgcactgcaggcagattctttaccagctgcgctgccagggaagccctgaagagcAGGTACCTTAGGGCAAATCTACAGGACAACAGACAGGGCAGCTGGTGCCCTGCTTCTCTCCAGCACCTGCACAGAAAGGAGACGTCTGACTTCTACTCCGTGCACCCTCCAGCCACCCGAGAGGACACCTGCTCTGGCTGTTTCCCCTGCCATCTCCACCAGCAGAGCCGGGGACACTGCAAAGCCAAGGTCTGATCATGCCATGCTTCGATTCAAAGTCTTCCAAGAGCTCCCCATCAAAGCACCACAGCCCTCAGGGGTGCTCCATGAAGGCAGACCCTGCCCAGATCACCAGGGATGAAAAGAAGGACAGGGAGTGGGGACAGGGAGTGGGCCCGGCTCCCTCCCCAAGGAGAAGTCCTGGGCACTTGGCGACCCACGCCAGGCATGAAGGCAACCCTTCCGTGCCGTCTCCACTATAGCCCTTGGCCCTAGTACCATCCTAGTGGGGCTGGCAGGCCCCAGAAAGTCATTCTGGGGTTCCTTTTTCTAGGTAATGTAAAAGCAGGCAGCACTTAACTGGTCAGCAGAGGCCCACTCAAAGCAGGGGAGGGCACAGCTGACCCCACGAGGTTTTGCAAACTGTCCACCAACCATGTCCTCCCTGTTGTAGGGAGCTGCTGTCACCAATAGGCATCAGAGCCCTCAGTTTGGGGACTGGCCTTTATAAAAATGACTGAAGACTGACGGGACCACCAGACGGGAGAAGGGGTCAGAATTCACCCAGTCAGCCACACTCAGAGTTCCCAAAGAGTATGGAGTCCTCTGTAAGTGAAGAGGCCGTGAGACTTGCCGACAGACAGAGGCAGCTGGGTTGGCCTGGGTCAGGGGGCGGTGCTCCCACACAGGCTTCTAGGCCTCCGCCGTGATGGTGGCCTTGGACTAGCAAGGGGAAGACAAGAGGGAGCCTGCTTCCTTCCTGGGTCTCCCTGATGGAGGAACCAGGCCAAATGGTGAGAAACATTTTTCTCCCAACCCCCAACATCAACAAGCAGAGGCTACTGACCACTGATGAGCAGCCCAGCCTGAGCCCTGGGCCTCGGCCTCAGACACACTGCAGAGGAGCCAGCTCACAAGCAAGTGTGCTCGGCAGCCAGAGGGCGGGTGGGTGGTCCCAGCGTCACCAATGTGCCATGAGGAGCATGGATTCTGGGTCTCGAATTTCACTTTGGAGGAGAACCCAAAGGATGATGACCCGCACTCAGAAGGCCAGGGCAGATGAGACAGGCAGGCAGCTGCTGGTCTACACCCAGCAGAGGGACTGGCCGAACCTAAATTTGAAGTCTTTGGGGGAAATTCTGGTTCCTATTAGGCTCCCCTCAGTTTTTAAACAAACCTATCAGATCCCCCACCTCAGGCTGCCCCCGGCACCAAGAGTTCAGGGGTCACACCTGGGCCAGCACTGTGCTCCGACAGCTCCGATCTGGCCGACATGAAGAGCATGACAGACAAGGTGTGTCTCTTGCTCtgcattatttatttcttaagttaGAGTATACACCGAGTCCAGCCAGGATATAGCAGGCACACAGCTCCGCCTGTTGTTACACCACATTAAGAAAATAGCTTTTCATATTGCATTCCAACCGGAGTAACACCATTCTGGAAGGAGACAGTCCCCTTGAGCAAAGCTGTCTACATAAGAGAGGGGTTTAGAGGGAGTGTCCCAAAAAGATCCTTTGTTCTTTGTTAAGTGACCCCTTGATGCAAGGAGTGATACTGGAGGGGACTCTCAGCCAGAGGACAGGGATTCAACACACTCAGATTTCAGGGAGACACAGAGTTCTCGCCATCTCGTGTGATGCCAAACGGACTGTCCTGAGCAAATCCCAGCTGTGGCTGCCACAGAGAATCCCCAGCGCAGGGCCGAGCCGATGCTCTGTCTCGGGTTTCCCTCTTCCTTGTGGCAAGGGGTGCCCTTGGGTCCTGGCACCGGGTCGTGAGCACAGCTGGACTCGCCCCTCCGCACTCACCAGGCAACATGGCACACTCCGTATAACGGCCTCAGGGGAAGGAACAGCTACCCGCAGGAAGCCACAGTGACGTGGGGTGGCCTCAGGGGCTCCGTGACCGAGGGCTCCCCCGGCGCCCGGCCCTCACCCGCTCCGCCCCGACGTCCTGCCTCTCATCCGAGACTGCAGGACCGCAGAGGAGAGCGCGGGGCACCGTGCGGGAGCCGGTACACACGGCAGGACATCAAGTCAGAGTCTCCCGGATCCCTTCCCCCataataaaataatcttaataaaaacataatttaaaggaAGTGTCAAAAGCTGAGTGTAAAATCAAAGCTGTAAACTCTTGAAGTCCAAAGGCTCTCTTCAAGAATTatccctgtttaaaaaaaaaaaaaattgagcaatTAATTATAGGATGCATGTTAAAATAGAAAAGTGAGGATGTGTAGTCAGCTGCTGTGGTAAACTGCCTGGTTTTCATTAAGGACCAGTGTTAGGAGCCTAACTTGAATCATGAGAAGCTAAATTTCGGATTCCTATGGAATCACATGGACTCCACCTCTGCCCCGACACAAGCAGGCTTTTCCACCGCGCCAGCCTCCTCACAGTGCCACTCACAGGGGATCCCCACTTGGGGAGGCAGTTAGAAACTCCCTGTAACTGACCACATATCTGCCCCTGTACCGTTAAAAAGGTTCCTTTCTTTCCAGGGCAGTTACTTAGATTATCAGATTGCCCACAGCAAACTATCTTGGTGAAGATTAATGAATACATGGGGGCTAAATGCTCACCTGGCAGAGAAGGCAACCAACtacccctccctccttctcacgCCTGCCCATGTGGCTACAGTCATCATAGGCCAAGTGGCTGCTCAGCACGAGCACGTGCCCATGAGACCACACCTGCCAGTGGAGAGGTCCCCTGGTGGGGAAGGCAAGGTGTGCAGGATTCGGGGAAGCCACCTTCCCATGCCTGAGGCAGGATCTCAGCTTTCCTGTGGGGGGACCCCCCGCACACCTCTGGTTCTCCTTTAGACCCCCCAGACACCCGGCTGACACCCCAGCCCCCtctgagcaggtatttctgctgaGCATTCATGCAGTTAGCTTCATGGGATTTTATACAATTCTCGGCAGCTGCCTACAGCTGCTGCACTTTATAAAAACTTTCCAACTGGTCACAAAAGCCAAACATTCCAAGTTAGTTCAATAACTGCTCTGATTTTAATGGATTTCCAGAATAAGCAATCAACACAAAAGTGTTGTATGTTTTGGTTTTAAAGCACTTCCTGGTGAAAACTTGAGGGTCTGCAGAAATGACACCATGTTGTCATGCCTGTCACCTCCTCCTGGATCTCCAAGTTTATGGCTACATGAAATGACATGGCTCTAAGAATCCCGTTCCCCCAGATTAGGTCAGATTGGCACCTGAAAGCAGTAATCAGCAAGACGACAACTGCCCCGTGCCTGGTGTCGCCCCCACTGGAGTGCCCAGAGCAGGCTGGGTAGATGCAGTCTAACTGTGGGGAGCCGCGTCCTCACCCATTTGATCCCCACAGTGACCTGACCACGTACATCCTCTGGCAGATACAATCTTTCAACACTAAACTTTCACCAATGCTCTTACAATTCTGGTGTCACCaccattcaaaacaaaacaagcttCAGAGTATCACTTACGTTGTTACCATCAGTCATGATTTATAGAGGGAAACTTCAGTTCAGTGATTTCAGAGTCAGGCGAGCTGCTTCCACTTCTGTCACTGTAGGTGTCCCTGTAGAATTCAGATGGTTTATTCATCGGCTCCCACCAAACACTCGCCTTACTTCCCTGATTCT is a window of Muntiacus reevesi chromosome 1, mMunRee1.1, whole genome shotgun sequence DNA encoding:
- the SLFNL1 gene encoding schlafen-like protein 1 isoform X1 translates to MEPPGKQPRRELPPEEPPPEDSGAEAAPSRHVLYVGHLNPQFSVPVLTCLLRDALERLELPVAREHIEVVRRPRQAYALVQVATPKDTLASLTQRLHTAWGQHQIIKELVAHGKEPVLGDGREPSNRREVSQAQEEDCGPSPGLVLGSSPPRARPAQPLPTRALGPQRVSPSWPSGTRSDSAITHQGILGQERLFQGAFLGNETRNLEFKRGGGEYLSQAFKHHLRRYVCAFLNSEGGSLLVGVEDSGLVQGIRCSHRDEDRVRLLVDSVLQGFKPQVFPDAYKLTFIPVVSTSTTGTPLKVIRLSVQTPKAQAEPQLYETDQGEVFLRRDGSIQGPLSVRAIQEWCRQKWMAELSKLEDRLQVLTAEKEQLQQQLQQQQHRPISCTCCVL
- the SLFNL1 gene encoding schlafen-like protein 1 isoform X2, whose translation is MEPPGKQPRRELPPEEPPPEDSGAEAAPSRHVLYVGHLNPQFSVPVLTCLLRDALERLELPVAREHIEVVRRPRQAYALVQVATPKDTLASLTQRLHTAWGQHQIIKELVAHGKEPVLGDGREPSNRREVSQAQEEDCGPSPGLVLGSSPPRARPAQPLPTRALGPQRVSPSWPSGTRSDSAITHQGILGQERLFQGAFLGNETRNLEFKRGGGEYLSQAFKHHLRRYVCAFLNSEGGSLLVGVEDSGLVQGIRCSHRDEDRVRLLVDSVLQGFKPQVFPDAYKLTFIPVVSTSTTGTPLKKWMAELSKLEDRLQVLTAEKEQLQQQLQQQQHRPISCTCCVL